The proteins below are encoded in one region of Apium graveolens cultivar Ventura chromosome 4, ASM990537v1, whole genome shotgun sequence:
- the LOC141720488 gene encoding transcription factor MYB60-like isoform X2, whose amino-acid sequence MYAYLNKVSHVHTTVLLRAGFHEIKDIERGTEVGRKEAMGRPPCCEKVDIKKGPWTPEEDIILVSYIQEHGPGNWRSVPTNTGEQSSTRISNERNVLWSCHASTQAHGLLRCSKSCRLRWTNYLRPGIKRGNFTPHEEGMIIHLQALLGNKWAAIASYLPQRTDNDIKNYWNTHLKKKIKKLQSASSDDHGSKVLALSDHAAQYQKKKIFDIATTPLASTDLTFHINSSNSNTYASSTENISRLLQGWMRTSTKTAMDTENVDASPSAGSHGNIVAESLATIPLRGYHPKGEKSGGEDLVSDEVFESILSFDNLNTKIGNWDHKNSSSDKGSDDDDENTKYGYTAVKDNRKTRPADDHKNSPPPLAFLENWLLDEASTGQVGEMMELPFIC is encoded by the exons ATGTATGCGTATTTAAATAAAGTTTCTCATGTTCATACTACTGTTTTATTGAGAGCTGGTTTTCACGAAATAAAAGATATAGAGAGAGGGACAGAAGTAGGGAGAAAGGAAGCTATGGGAAGGCCTCCATGCTGCGAGAAAGTTGATATCAAGAAAGGTCCATGGACCCCCGAAGAGGACATCATTTTGGTCTCCTACATCCAAGAGCATGGTCCTGGGAATTGGAGATCCGTGCCTACAAACACTGGTGAGCAATCTTCAACTCGGATCAGTAATGAAAGAAATGTTTTGTGGTCGTGTCATGCGAGTACACAGGCACACG GGTTGCTAAGGTGCAGCAAGAGTTGTAGACTGCGGTGGACTAATTACCTGAGACCAGGAATCAAGAGAGGCAACTTCACTCCACACGAAGAAGGCATGATCATCCATCTCCAAGCGTTACTTGGTAACAA ATGGGCAGCCATAGCTTCATATCTTCCGCAAAGAACAGATAACGATATAAAAAATTATTGGAACACTCATTTgaagaagaagatcaagaagcTCCAGTCAGCTTCTTCAGATGATCATGGATCCAAAGTGCTAGCTCTATCAGATCATGCAGCTCAATATCAGAAAAAGAAGATATTTGATATAGCCACAACTCCACTTGCCTCAACAGATCTCACTTTCCATATTAACTCTTCCAATTCGAATACCTATGCTTCAAGCACAGAGAATATTTCAAGACTCCTTCAGGGTTGGATGAGAACTTCCACGAAAACAGCAATGGATACCGAAAATGTTGATGCTTCACCAAGTGCTGGCTCCCATGGAAACATTGTTGCAGAATCTTTAGCAACAATTCCTCTTCGTGGTTATCATCCCAAGGGTGAGAAATCAGGAGGTGAAGATTTAGTATCTGATGAAGTGTTTGAATCCATCTTATCGTTTGACAACTTGAACACGAAAATCGGAAACTGGGATCACAAGAACTCCTCTTCTGATAAAGGATCAGATGATGATGATGAAAACACAAAATATGGTTACACTGCTGTCAAGGATAACAGAAAGACAAGGCCAGCTGATGATCATAAGAACAGTCCCCCTCCATTGGCATTTCTCGAGAATTGGCTATTGGATGAAGCCTCTACGGGTCAAGTGGGAGAGATGATGGAACTTCCCTTCATTTGCTGA
- the LOC141720488 gene encoding transcription factor MYB60-like isoform X3 — translation MGRPPCCEKVDIKKGPWTPEEDIILVSYIQEHGPGNWRSVPTNTGEQSSTRISNERNVLWSCHASTQAHGLLRCSKSCRLRWTNYLRPGIKRGNFTPHEEGMIIHLQALLGNKWAAIASYLPQRTDNDIKNYWNTHLKKKIKKLQSASSDDHGSKVLALSDHAAQYQKKKIFDIATTPLASTDLTFHINSSNSNTYASSTENISRLLQGWMRTSTKTAMDTENVDASPSAGSHGNIVAESLATIPLRGYHPKGEKSGGEDLVSDEVFESILSFDNLNTKIGNWDHKNSSSDKGSDDDDENTKYGYTAVKDNRKTRPADDHKNSPPPLAFLENWLLDEASTGQVGEMMELPFIC, via the exons ATGGGAAGGCCTCCATGCTGCGAGAAAGTTGATATCAAGAAAGGTCCATGGACCCCCGAAGAGGACATCATTTTGGTCTCCTACATCCAAGAGCATGGTCCTGGGAATTGGAGATCCGTGCCTACAAACACTGGTGAGCAATCTTCAACTCGGATCAGTAATGAAAGAAATGTTTTGTGGTCGTGTCATGCGAGTACACAGGCACACG GGTTGCTAAGGTGCAGCAAGAGTTGTAGACTGCGGTGGACTAATTACCTGAGACCAGGAATCAAGAGAGGCAACTTCACTCCACACGAAGAAGGCATGATCATCCATCTCCAAGCGTTACTTGGTAACAA ATGGGCAGCCATAGCTTCATATCTTCCGCAAAGAACAGATAACGATATAAAAAATTATTGGAACACTCATTTgaagaagaagatcaagaagcTCCAGTCAGCTTCTTCAGATGATCATGGATCCAAAGTGCTAGCTCTATCAGATCATGCAGCTCAATATCAGAAAAAGAAGATATTTGATATAGCCACAACTCCACTTGCCTCAACAGATCTCACTTTCCATATTAACTCTTCCAATTCGAATACCTATGCTTCAAGCACAGAGAATATTTCAAGACTCCTTCAGGGTTGGATGAGAACTTCCACGAAAACAGCAATGGATACCGAAAATGTTGATGCTTCACCAAGTGCTGGCTCCCATGGAAACATTGTTGCAGAATCTTTAGCAACAATTCCTCTTCGTGGTTATCATCCCAAGGGTGAGAAATCAGGAGGTGAAGATTTAGTATCTGATGAAGTGTTTGAATCCATCTTATCGTTTGACAACTTGAACACGAAAATCGGAAACTGGGATCACAAGAACTCCTCTTCTGATAAAGGATCAGATGATGATGATGAAAACACAAAATATGGTTACACTGCTGTCAAGGATAACAGAAAGACAAGGCCAGCTGATGATCATAAGAACAGTCCCCCTCCATTGGCATTTCTCGAGAATTGGCTATTGGATGAAGCCTCTACGGGTCAAGTGGGAGAGATGATGGAACTTCCCTTCATTTGCTGA
- the LOC141720488 gene encoding transcription factor MYB60-like isoform X1, protein MGRPPCCEKVDIKKGPWTPEEDIILVSYIQEHGPGNWRSVPTNTGLLRCSKSCRLRWTNYLRPGIKRGNFTPHEEGMIIHLQALLGNKWAAIASYLPQRTDNDIKNYWNTHLKKKIKKLQSASSDDHGSKVLALSDHAAQYQKKKIFDIATTPLASTDLTFHINSSNSNTYASSTENISRLLQGWMRTSTKTAMDTENVDASPSAGSHGNIVAESLATIPLRGYHPKGEKSGGEDLVSDEVFESILSFDNLNTKIGNWDHKNSSSDKGSDDDDENTKYGYTAVKDNRKTRPADDHKNSPPPLAFLENWLLDEASTGQVGEMMELPFIC, encoded by the exons ATGGGAAGGCCTCCATGCTGCGAGAAAGTTGATATCAAGAAAGGTCCATGGACCCCCGAAGAGGACATCATTTTGGTCTCCTACATCCAAGAGCATGGTCCTGGGAATTGGAGATCCGTGCCTACAAACACTG GGTTGCTAAGGTGCAGCAAGAGTTGTAGACTGCGGTGGACTAATTACCTGAGACCAGGAATCAAGAGAGGCAACTTCACTCCACACGAAGAAGGCATGATCATCCATCTCCAAGCGTTACTTGGTAACAA ATGGGCAGCCATAGCTTCATATCTTCCGCAAAGAACAGATAACGATATAAAAAATTATTGGAACACTCATTTgaagaagaagatcaagaagcTCCAGTCAGCTTCTTCAGATGATCATGGATCCAAAGTGCTAGCTCTATCAGATCATGCAGCTCAATATCAGAAAAAGAAGATATTTGATATAGCCACAACTCCACTTGCCTCAACAGATCTCACTTTCCATATTAACTCTTCCAATTCGAATACCTATGCTTCAAGCACAGAGAATATTTCAAGACTCCTTCAGGGTTGGATGAGAACTTCCACGAAAACAGCAATGGATACCGAAAATGTTGATGCTTCACCAAGTGCTGGCTCCCATGGAAACATTGTTGCAGAATCTTTAGCAACAATTCCTCTTCGTGGTTATCATCCCAAGGGTGAGAAATCAGGAGGTGAAGATTTAGTATCTGATGAAGTGTTTGAATCCATCTTATCGTTTGACAACTTGAACACGAAAATCGGAAACTGGGATCACAAGAACTCCTCTTCTGATAAAGGATCAGATGATGATGATGAAAACACAAAATATGGTTACACTGCTGTCAAGGATAACAGAAAGACAAGGCCAGCTGATGATCATAAGAACAGTCCCCCTCCATTGGCATTTCTCGAGAATTGGCTATTGGATGAAGCCTCTACGGGTCAAGTGGGAGAGATGATGGAACTTCCCTTCATTTGCTGA